One Nicotiana tomentosiformis chromosome 4, ASM39032v3, whole genome shotgun sequence genomic window carries:
- the LOC104105739 gene encoding probable protein S-acyltransferase 7 → MYSPPLSSSSHDRCDSKARINNNTNSSQLRLYQIWQGRNRFYLGGRLVFGPDIRALFLTLFLILVPVALFCAFVSRGLINAFPHRLGYLIVAISLLFSVFIVVLLLLTSGTDPGIVPRNTNPPEPDEEFDTSSISTSCLGSQTGPLSLPPMKNVTVNGIVVKVKYCKTCMLYRPPRCSHCSICDNCIERFDHHCPWVGQCIGKRNYRYFFMFVSSTNLLSLYVFAFCWVNIKKIMEAHDCNFWSAFLKSPVSGILIIYTFVVSWFLGGLTAFHLYLILTNQTTYENYRYRYERKMNPFNLGCARNFKEIFCTSMPSSRINFRAQVKVDRSSSLNASSYLDGMTNTDMHKMNFDVEIGIRQAVDADECKEIDSRIRSIGAGLD, encoded by the exons ATGTATTCTCCTCCCCTGTCTTCTTCTAGCCATGACCGATGTGATTCCAAAGCGCGAATCAACAACAATACTAATAGCTCACAATTGCGACTTTATCAAATTTGGCAAGGAAGAAAT AGATTCTACCTTGGAGGCAGACTTGTATTTGGCCCAGATATTAGAGCACTGTTTCTTACCTTGTTCTTAATCCTAGTTCCAGTAGCATTATTTTGTGCTTTTGTTTCAAGAGGACTCATCAATGCATTTCCCCATCGATTAGGCTATCTTATTGTGGCTATATCTCTTCTCTTCTCAGTCTTT ATTGTAGTTCTTCTATTGCTAACTTCAGGAACAGATCCTGGAATTGTTCCGCGAAATACCAATCCTCCAGAACCTGACGAAGAATTTGATACCTCTAGCATCTCCACAAGTTGTTTAGGAAGTCAGACTGGTCCTCTCAGTTTACCGCCTATGAAAAATGTTACTGTCAATGGAATAGTTGTCAAAGTAAAATACTGCAAAACGTGTATGCTATATCGGCCACCACGCTGCTCTCATTGCTCCATATGCGACAATTGCATTGAACGTTTCGACCACCATTGCCCATGGGTGGGACAGTGCATTGGGAAG AGGAACTATCGTTACTTTTTCATGTTTGTTTCCTCTACTAACCTCCTGAGCCTCTACGTCTTTGCGTTTTGCTGGGTAAATATAAAGAAGATAATGGAAGCACATGATTGTAACTTTTGGAGCGCGTTTCTTAAGTCACCTGTTTCAGGCATCCTTATAATATATACATTTGTAGTTTCTTGGTTTCTTGGAGGTCTCACGGCATTTCACTTGTACTTGATACTCACAAATCAG ACCACATATGAGAATTACAGGTATCGATATGAGAGGAAGATGAATCCTTTTAATCTTGGATGTGCTCGAAATTTTAAGGAGATCTTTTGTACTAGTATGCCAAGTTCCAGGATCAATTTCCGGGCACAGGTGAAAGTTGATCGATCTTCAAGCTTAAATGCATCATCTTACTTGGATGGGATGACGAATACAGATATGCACAAAATGAACTTTGACGTGGAGATTGGGATAAGACAGGCTGTTGATGCCGATGAGTGTAAAGAAATAGATAGCCGGATAAGAAGCATAGGTGCTGGATTAGACTGA